A part of bacterium genomic DNA contains:
- a CDS encoding ShlB/FhaC/HecB family hemolysin secretion/activation protein, with protein sequence MTAYNCNVTSYLRNNIFKANNLQKNEVFKINNIQKSMILINNTDYIKGNITIQKGEEPATTDITLDVKDKLPLDLSAGWDNQGRDLIGVQRANIFLTDNNLTGFGDSLYGGVSLAQRTFGINSGYSLPIGPYGTELRLGYSNSSVNIGGSFEQLKIHGASRMLSTTLSQPIFKGDKFNLTSNFSFDLSHSKTTMQEITELQDYGLRVFRFGLNAVKEDNRGRWISGAQVSTGIPVCDAESKSKLGELSGKFVKFNTNIIRVQALPLNTTGIFRVSTQFSPNNLLSAEQMQTGGSSTVRGFNEGLLIGDVGYNASAELIKTIPSLPDFSVPYWKNKSFRVNLKDRMQFAAFYDQGFARVLEKDTPATYANFLQGVGVGLRCQLSKYLTANIDVGLPLGRKRSENQNSVKLHFGLSSNLF encoded by the coding sequence TTGACTGCCTACAATTGTAATGTTACTTCTTATCTCAGAAATAATATATTTAAAGCAAATAATTTACAGAAAAACGAAGTTTTTAAAATAAATAATATTCAAAAATCAATGATTCTGATTAATAATACCGATTACATAAAAGGAAATATAACAATACAAAAAGGGGAAGAACCTGCAACAACAGACATTACCCTTGACGTAAAAGACAAATTGCCTCTCGATTTAAGCGCAGGTTGGGATAATCAGGGCAGAGATTTAATCGGAGTTCAAAGGGCAAATATATTCCTGACCGATAACAATTTAACAGGGTTCGGAGATTCTTTATACGGAGGTGTCAGTCTTGCTCAAAGAACATTCGGAATAAATTCCGGTTATTCCCTTCCGATAGGACCTTACGGCACGGAATTAAGATTAGGCTATTCAAATTCGAGCGTTAATATAGGCGGTTCTTTTGAACAACTTAAAATTCACGGAGCTTCCCGAATGCTCAGCACTACTCTTTCTCAGCCTATATTTAAAGGTGATAAGTTTAATTTAACTTCGAATTTTTCTTTTGACCTCTCACATTCAAAAACCACAATGCAAGAAATAACAGAGCTTCAAGATTACGGATTAAGAGTATTCAGGTTCGGATTAAACGCTGTTAAAGAAGATAACAGGGGAAGATGGATATCCGGTGCACAAGTAAGCACAGGAATCCCTGTTTGTGACGCTGAATCAAAAAGTAAACTCGGAGAACTTTCCGGTAAATTCGTAAAATTCAATACAAATATAATCAGAGTACAGGCTTTGCCTCTAAATACAACCGGTATTTTTAGAGTATCAACGCAGTTTTCGCCGAATAATCTTCTATCTGCCGAGCAAATGCAGACAGGAGGAAGTTCAACAGTAAGAGGTTTTAACGAAGGGCTGCTTATCGGGGATGTCGGTTATAACGCAAGTGCGGAATTAATAAAAACAATTCCTTCTTTGCCTGATTTCAGCGTTCCGTATTGGAAAAATAAAAGTTTCAGAGTGAATTTAAAAGACAGAATGCAGTTTGCGGCATTTTACGACCAAGGATTTGCTAGAGTTCTTGAAAAAGATACACCGGCAACATATGCAAATTTTCTTCAGGGAGTCGGAGTGGGGCTGCGTTGTCAGTTGAGTAAATATTTAACGGCTAATATTGATGTGGGACTTCCGCTCGGAAGAAAAAGGTCGGAGAATCAAAATTCGGTCAAATTGCACTTCGGATTGTCGAGTAATTTGTTCTAA